From a single Calothrix sp. NIES-2098 genomic region:
- a CDS encoding putative MDR related permease, which yields MNKAGNSPVSLGLLGAAAFMVIADVRVIDPLLHIIADEFKVGVGSAAIIVSAYTIPYGLFQLVYGPLGDRIGKLKVITVALAAFAVGTAACAFVPNIILLTWLRFLTGMAAAGIIPVTLAYIGDNFPYEQRQAAIGRYLSALVLGQILGGSLGGIFGEYISWRDIFLVFGVVSLIVSLALWRGMGKIKNEDSSQVPFGWATFRPYFQLIAQPVARTVIIGVFIEGFCLFGGFAYVGAFLRDRYSLPYVAIGFMISGFGLGGLIYSRCVRWLVQRLGEKGLMGFGGVFMCISFLAIALLQNWVLFIPLNILMGLGFYMMHSTLQTQATELAPEARGTAVSLFAFNLFIGQGIGAAAFGRIVDNYGYIPCFMITGVAIALLSLWLVKQKQRHEFG from the coding sequence ATGAATAAAGCAGGTAATTCGCCTGTCTCATTAGGATTGTTGGGTGCAGCTGCCTTTATGGTGATTGCTGATGTGCGGGTAATTGATCCGCTATTACACATCATTGCTGATGAGTTTAAAGTTGGTGTCGGTAGTGCGGCAATCATTGTCAGCGCTTACACCATACCTTATGGGCTATTTCAGTTAGTTTACGGCCCATTGGGCGATCGCATTGGCAAACTCAAGGTGATTACGGTAGCACTAGCAGCATTTGCTGTCGGGACTGCGGCTTGTGCCTTTGTGCCAAATATTATTCTCCTGACCTGGCTGCGCTTCCTCACGGGCATGGCGGCGGCGGGGATCATTCCCGTTACCCTAGCTTATATTGGTGACAACTTTCCTTACGAACAACGCCAAGCTGCCATCGGGCGTTATTTGAGCGCGCTGGTATTAGGTCAAATTCTCGGTGGCAGTTTGGGAGGTATCTTCGGGGAATATATTAGCTGGCGAGATATCTTTTTAGTATTTGGCGTTGTCTCCCTGATCGTATCCCTAGCATTGTGGCGGGGGATGGGCAAAATCAAGAATGAAGATAGTTCTCAAGTTCCCTTTGGTTGGGCAACATTCCGGCCTTATTTCCAACTGATCGCTCAACCAGTCGCCCGGACTGTCATTATCGGTGTATTTATCGAAGGTTTTTGTTTATTTGGCGGATTTGCTTATGTCGGTGCATTTCTCAGAGACAGATATAGCTTACCCTATGTCGCAATTGGCTTTATGATTAGTGGTTTTGGCTTAGGTGGACTAATTTACAGCCGTTGTGTCAGGTGGTTAGTGCAGAGATTGGGCGAAAAAGGCTTGATGGGGTTTGGTGGTGTATTTATGTGTATCTCTTTTTTAGCGATCGCATTATTGCAGAATTGGGTGCTGTTTATTCCTTTAAATATTCTCATGGGATTAGGCTTTTACATGATGCACAGCACGCTCCAGACGCAAGCTACAGAACTGGCACCAGAAGCGCGAGGAACTGCGGTGTCGCTATTTGCCTTCAATTTATTTATCGGTCAGGGCATTGGTGCAGCCGCGTTTGGCAGAATTGTCGATAATTACGGCTATATTCCTTGTTTTATGATTACAGGAGTGGCGATCGCTTTGCTTTCCCTGTGGCTAGTCAAGCAGAAGCAGCGTCATGAATTTGGATAA
- a CDS encoding alpha/beta hydrolase fold protein, which yields MPRVHVNGIDLFYEIQGTGEPLLLISGFLCDRSYWSLVMPSLVKQYQVIRLDNRGVGRTSAPDSPYSIQQMATDTAALLEHIGIEKVNVVGHSMGGQIAQELALARPEKVQSLILLSSLAKGDPLFNSIIATWGELPGTIDQKLYQQVILPWIFSDAFYSIPEMIDMIVDIAVKYPFPPTPHGIFHQSRAILGCDTRQRLKDIHCPTLVLVSKQDILTPVKFSEQLAQGIPNAELVVLERGGHGLVVESPEAVASAMLNFLSRLPKNGMSLM from the coding sequence ATGCCAAGAGTTCACGTTAATGGGATCGATTTGTTCTATGAGATTCAGGGAACAGGCGAGCCATTACTATTAATTTCAGGTTTCTTGTGCGATCGTAGTTACTGGTCATTGGTAATGCCGTCACTTGTGAAGCAGTATCAAGTAATTCGCTTGGATAACCGTGGAGTGGGGCGAACTTCTGCTCCCGATAGTCCCTACAGTATTCAGCAGATGGCAACTGATACAGCAGCACTCCTAGAACACATCGGCATAGAGAAGGTAAATGTAGTAGGGCATTCAATGGGCGGTCAAATTGCCCAAGAACTAGCATTGGCACGCCCAGAAAAAGTACAAAGCTTAATCCTGCTCTCATCTTTAGCGAAGGGCGATCCTCTATTTAATAGTATTATTGCCACTTGGGGCGAACTCCCTGGCACTATCGACCAAAAACTTTATCAGCAAGTTATATTGCCTTGGATATTTAGCGATGCCTTCTACTCTATCCCAGAGATGATCGACATGATTGTAGATATAGCAGTTAAATATCCATTTCCACCAACGCCTCATGGAATCTTTCATCAAAGCCGAGCTATTCTTGGCTGCGATACTCGCCAACGCCTTAAAGATATTCACTGTCCGACTCTGGTTTTAGTAAGTAAACAAGATATCCTGACTCCAGTGAAGTTTTCTGAGCAATTAGCCCAAGGTATCCCCAACGCCGAACTTGTAGTCTTAGAACGCGGTGGTCATGGCTTGGTGGTTGAGTCGCCAGAGGCTGTCGCTTCCGCAATGCTCAACTTTCTCTCACGTCTTCCGAAAAATGGGATGTCTTTGATGTAG
- a CDS encoding alcohol dehydrogenase, with the protein MEVKAAVAYGAGKPLTIETVQLSGPQAGEVLVEIKASGVCHTDAFTLSGDDPEGLFPAILGHEGAGVVVEVGAGVTSVKPGDRVIPLYTPECRQCEYCLSLKTNLCQAIRSTQGRGVMPDGTSRFSIDGQTIHHYMGTSTFANYTVLPEIAVAKIREDAPFDKVCYIGCGVTTGIGAVIYTAKVEPGAKVIVFGLGGIGLNVIQGARLVGADMIIGVDINPSKRALAEKFGMTHFVNPKEVEGDLVPYLVDLTKGGADYTFECIGNVKVMRQALECCHKGWGVSVIIGVAGAGQEISTRPFQLVTGRVWKGSAFGGARGRTDVPKIVDWYMDGKINIDDLITHVMPIEQINDAFELMHKGESIRSVVTF; encoded by the coding sequence GTGGAAGTTAAAGCCGCAGTAGCTTACGGTGCAGGTAAGCCGTTAACGATAGAAACAGTTCAATTATCAGGGCCGCAAGCTGGGGAAGTGTTGGTTGAGATTAAAGCCAGCGGTGTTTGCCATACCGACGCTTTTACGCTTTCTGGTGACGATCCTGAAGGTTTGTTTCCCGCAATTTTAGGACATGAAGGTGCTGGTGTAGTGGTGGAGGTAGGTGCTGGTGTTACTAGTGTAAAGCCAGGCGATCGCGTCATTCCCCTTTACACTCCAGAATGTCGCCAGTGTGAATATTGTCTTAGCCTGAAAACTAATCTCTGCCAAGCAATTCGCTCTACCCAAGGCCGGGGCGTAATGCCAGATGGTACGAGTCGCTTTAGTATTGATGGGCAAACTATCCATCATTATATGGGTACATCTACCTTTGCCAACTATACAGTGTTGCCGGAAATTGCCGTTGCCAAAATTCGTGAGGATGCCCCATTTGATAAAGTTTGTTACATTGGCTGCGGCGTCACAACTGGCATTGGCGCAGTTATTTATACAGCCAAAGTTGAACCAGGTGCAAAGGTAATAGTTTTTGGCTTAGGCGGTATTGGCTTAAACGTCATCCAAGGGGCGCGTCTTGTCGGGGCTGATATGATTATCGGCGTAGATATTAATCCCAGCAAACGCGCCTTAGCAGAGAAATTTGGCATGACGCACTTTGTCAACCCCAAAGAAGTCGAAGGTGATTTAGTACCTTATTTAGTTGACTTAACTAAAGGTGGTGCTGATTACACCTTTGAATGTATTGGCAATGTCAAAGTCATGCGTCAAGCCTTAGAATGCTGCCACAAAGGTTGGGGCGTAAGTGTAATTATTGGTGTTGCCGGTGCAGGACAAGAAATTAGTACTCGCCCGTTTCAACTAGTAACTGGACGCGTGTGGAAAGGTTCCGCCTTCGGTGGCGCTAGGGGACGTACAGATGTGCCGAAAATTGTTGATTGGTATATGGATGGGAAGATAAATATTGATGATTTAATTACCCATGTGATGCCGATTGAACAAATTAATGATGCCTTTGAATTGATGCACAAAGGTGAGTCAATTCGTAGTGTTGTGACTTTTTAG
- a CDS encoding phosphoglycerate mutase, producing the protein MNLTVYFLRHGQTECSRNNAFCGSIDSELTPEGLEMAEAFAAAYSSTPWRAVFSSPMRRTVLTAAPLCAALDIQPELRDGLREINYGKWEGKPPEVISQEFHDDYLRWSADPAWYAPTGGEMAITIAHRAIQVIEEIKHLYSSGNVLVVSHKATIRIILCSLLGIDVGRFRYRIGCPVASVSTVEFTSHGPVLRSLADRTHLTERLRNLPGT; encoded by the coding sequence TTGAACCTAACAGTCTATTTTCTGCGTCACGGACAAACAGAATGCAGCCGGAATAATGCCTTTTGCGGTTCCATAGATTCAGAACTAACGCCAGAAGGTTTGGAAATGGCAGAGGCTTTTGCCGCTGCATACAGTTCTACCCCTTGGAGAGCAGTTTTTTCTAGTCCTATGCGGCGAACTGTGCTAACAGCAGCACCGTTATGTGCAGCACTAGATATCCAACCAGAACTGCGGGATGGTTTAAGAGAAATTAATTATGGCAAGTGGGAAGGAAAACCACCAGAAGTCATCAGCCAAGAATTTCATGATGATTATCTGCGTTGGTCAGCCGATCCGGCGTGGTACGCACCAACGGGAGGAGAAATGGCAATTACCATAGCTCATCGTGCCATCCAAGTCATTGAAGAAATCAAACATCTTTACAGTAGTGGTAATGTTTTAGTAGTTTCCCACAAAGCAACCATCAGAATTATTCTGTGCAGTCTCTTGGGCATTGATGTCGGACGCTTTCGCTATCGTATCGGCTGCCCAGTTGCCTCAGTTAGTACTGTAGAATTTACCTCTCACGGCCCAGTATTGCGATCTTTAGCAGACCGTACACATTTAACCGAACGGTTACGCAATTTACCTGGAACTTAA
- a CDS encoding acyl-CoA dehydrogenase, with translation MSELHTIPTIEAKAVDWLSLAESLGKQFAARDTEADETDLFVADNIARLKTSGLITAGVPIELGGGGASYTDLCNVLRILGRHCSSTALAFSMHTHQVMVPTWRWHHQNAPVDGLLKRVATEQLVLLSSGGSDWLQSNGTAIKVENGFLITARKVFASGAPAANLLMTSAVYADPEKGSTVLHFAVPMNSQGVSIESTWQAMGMRGTGSHDVVLSDVFVADAAVTLRREQGKWHFIFHLISMLAIPLVYSVYVGVAEAARDRAVQLARKRHADEHLCYMVGGLDNELTAAKLALGHMISTAVVSQPSFETTNQIMTGRVLVAKAVLNVADLAMEIAGGSAFYRKLGLEKLFRDLQGARYHPLREEAQRKLSGQLALGLDMSS, from the coding sequence ATGTCTGAACTACACACTATACCTACGATAGAGGCGAAAGCCGTTGATTGGTTGTCCTTAGCAGAGTCTTTAGGAAAACAATTTGCAGCCAGAGATACGGAAGCAGATGAGACTGACTTATTTGTTGCCGATAACATTGCCAGATTGAAAACCAGTGGATTAATTACTGCGGGTGTACCAATTGAACTGGGTGGTGGGGGAGCCAGCTATACCGATCTTTGCAATGTGCTGCGGATTTTAGGACGCCATTGCAGTTCAACGGCGCTGGCTTTTTCAATGCATACTCATCAGGTAATGGTACCAACCTGGCGATGGCATCATCAAAATGCTCCAGTTGATGGATTACTTAAACGAGTGGCGACTGAGCAACTTGTACTTCTTAGCAGTGGTGGCTCGGATTGGTTACAGAGCAATGGCACGGCTATCAAAGTAGAAAACGGATTTCTGATTACGGCACGCAAAGTATTTGCTAGTGGTGCGCCTGCTGCAAATTTATTAATGACCAGTGCTGTTTATGCAGACCCAGAAAAAGGATCTACAGTATTACATTTTGCGGTTCCCATGAATAGTCAGGGCGTTTCTATTGAATCAACTTGGCAAGCAATGGGAATGCGGGGAACAGGTTCCCATGATGTTGTCCTCAGTGATGTTTTTGTTGCGGATGCTGCTGTGACTTTGCGACGAGAGCAAGGCAAGTGGCATTTTATTTTCCATCTCATCTCCATGCTTGCCATTCCGTTAGTTTATTCGGTTTATGTCGGAGTTGCCGAAGCTGCACGCGATCGCGCGGTGCAACTGGCAAGAAAACGCCACGCAGATGAACATCTCTGCTATATGGTGGGAGGTTTAGACAACGAATTAACAGCTGCAAAATTGGCACTTGGCCACATGATTTCTACTGCTGTAGTCAGTCAACCTAGCTTTGAGACTACGAACCAAATCATGACAGGACGGGTACTGGTTGCTAAAGCGGTACTCAACGTTGCTGATTTGGCAATGGAAATTGCGGGGGGAAGTGCATTTTACCGCAAACTCGGTCTAGAAAAATTGTTCCGCGATCTGCAAGGTGCCCGCTATCACCCTTTGCGGGAGGAAGCGCAACGCAAGTTGTCGGGGCAACTAGCACTTGGCTTAGATATGTCTTCTTGA
- a CDS encoding carotenoid oxygenase, whose protein sequence is MTTNTIPTTAINPYLDGNFAPVREEITTDTLQVVGQLPPDLAGMFVRNGPNPQWPPIGKYHWFDGDGMLHGVRISNGQATYRNRYIQTRGWKIEREAGKAIWTGFMEPPRMDNPYGGYKNTGNTALIWHAGQLLALNEGGAPHAMTLPELGTIGEYTYDGKLISAFTAHPKVDPVTGEMMFFGYSFAPPYLQYSQVSAAGELLQTVPIDLPTPVMMHDFAITENYTIFMDLPLTLSAERLQRGEPMLMFERDRSSRFGIVPRYGDNSNIRWFESSPCYVFHTLNAYEVGDEVVLIGCRMSSTSVLVTEDNQTDADGNIPRLHQWRFNLKTGTVREQQLDDLAAEFPRVNEDFLGRQTRYGYAGKLANSPLPLFDGVIKYDLNGETSQIHHFGQGRYGGEAVFAPRPGATHEDDGWLITFVYDEGSDTSELVVINAQDITSEPVARVIIPQRVPYGFHGTWVSEEQLMTNS, encoded by the coding sequence ATGACAACCAACACAATCCCAACAACAGCAATCAATCCGTATCTGGATGGCAATTTTGCGCCAGTTCGTGAAGAAATCACCACAGATACATTGCAAGTGGTTGGTCAACTACCTCCAGACTTAGCGGGGATGTTTGTCCGTAACGGGCCTAATCCCCAATGGCCGCCCATAGGTAAGTACCATTGGTTTGATGGCGATGGAATGTTACACGGTGTGAGAATTAGTAACGGTCAAGCAACCTATCGCAATCGCTACATCCAAACTAGGGGATGGAAAATTGAGCGTGAAGCCGGAAAAGCAATCTGGACGGGATTCATGGAACCACCCCGCATGGACAATCCTTACGGTGGTTATAAAAATACTGGTAATACTGCTCTGATTTGGCACGCTGGTCAGCTGTTGGCGCTGAATGAAGGCGGCGCACCTCACGCCATGACGCTGCCGGAGTTAGGAACAATTGGCGAGTACACTTACGATGGCAAGCTCATATCTGCTTTCACAGCTCATCCTAAAGTAGATCCCGTGACAGGCGAGATGATGTTCTTTGGCTACTCCTTTGCGCCGCCATACTTGCAATACAGCCAAGTTTCCGCTGCTGGTGAGTTGTTGCAGACAGTGCCAATCGATCTACCCACTCCAGTAATGATGCATGATTTTGCCATTACTGAAAATTACACCATTTTCATGGATTTACCCCTGACTCTCAGCGCTGAACGGCTACAACGGGGAGAACCAATGCTGATGTTTGAGCGCGATCGCTCTAGTCGCTTTGGTATTGTCCCACGTTATGGCGATAACAGTAATATCCGTTGGTTTGAAAGTTCTCCTTGCTACGTTTTTCATACCCTCAATGCTTATGAAGTTGGCGATGAGGTGGTACTTATCGGCTGTCGTATGAGTTCCACTTCTGTTCTAGTTACTGAAGATAACCAAACCGATGCTGATGGCAATATTCCCCGACTGCATCAGTGGCGGTTTAACCTGAAAACAGGGACAGTACGCGAACAACAATTAGACGATCTCGCTGCGGAATTCCCCCGCGTCAACGAAGATTTCTTAGGGCGGCAAACAAGATACGGCTACGCTGGTAAATTAGCGAATAGTCCCTTACCACTGTTCGATGGCGTAATTAAGTACGATCTCAATGGTGAGACATCTCAAATCCATCACTTCGGACAGGGACGCTATGGTGGCGAAGCTGTATTTGCACCACGTCCGGGTGCAACTCATGAGGATGATGGCTGGCTAATTACTTTTGTCTACGATGAAGGTTCAGACACTTCTGAATTAGTGGTAATTAATGCCCAAGATATTACGAGTGAACCTGTAGCGCGGGTAATTATTCCCCAACGAGTACCTTATGGATTTCATGGTACTTGGGTGAGTGAGGAACAGTTAATGACTAATTCGTAA
- a CDS encoding transcriptional regulator, HxlR family protein, giving the protein MKKGYGQFCPVAKAAEVLAERWNPLVLREMLYGNRYFNDISRGVPLMSRALLVQRLKELEKLGIVVSHEKETGQGYEYMLTPAGEALRPIIEAMGVWAQQWGSEQIAKEDLDDALLMWGMRRRINFEAVPAQKIVLQFDFRGLTKGRKTQRMWWMAIEEKEVDVCQKDPGFKVDVLITADLSAFTHVWMGFTHLNSALKQGKISFEGDRDLVSQVPTWLYLNGEWRYGMGIDRSAAQFMQANQRVAAECNEVFGA; this is encoded by the coding sequence ATGAAAAAGGGATATGGTCAATTCTGTCCGGTGGCAAAGGCTGCCGAAGTACTTGCCGAGCGCTGGAATCCCTTGGTGTTGCGAGAAATGCTGTATGGCAATCGTTACTTTAATGACATTAGTCGAGGCGTACCGTTAATGTCTCGTGCCCTCCTAGTTCAACGACTCAAAGAACTGGAGAAATTAGGGATTGTAGTTAGCCATGAAAAAGAAACGGGTCAAGGATATGAGTATATGCTCACACCCGCAGGAGAAGCCCTGCGACCGATTATTGAAGCGATGGGGGTGTGGGCACAACAATGGGGAAGCGAACAAATTGCCAAGGAAGACTTGGATGATGCCTTATTGATGTGGGGCATGAGAAGGCGAATTAATTTTGAGGCTGTGCCAGCGCAAAAAATTGTGCTTCAGTTTGACTTTCGGGGGTTAACTAAAGGGCGCAAAACTCAGCGTATGTGGTGGATGGCAATCGAGGAAAAAGAGGTGGATGTATGCCAAAAAGATCCAGGCTTTAAAGTGGATGTTTTAATAACAGCCGATCTGAGTGCCTTCACCCATGTCTGGATGGGCTTTACTCATCTGAATTCTGCCCTCAAGCAAGGGAAAATTAGTTTTGAAGGCGATCGCGATCTTGTAAGTCAAGTGCCAACCTGGCTATATCTCAATGGGGAATGGCGTTATGGTATGGGAATCGATCGCTCCGCAGCGCAGTTCATGCAGGCTAACCAGCGAGTTGCAGCGGAATGTAATGAAGTTTTTGGTGCTTAG